Proteins co-encoded in one Bos taurus isolate L1 Dominette 01449 registration number 42190680 breed Hereford chromosome X, ARS-UCD2.0, whole genome shotgun sequence genomic window:
- the GPR82 gene encoding probable G-protein coupled receptor 82, which produces MSNNSTCIQPSKISYMALPIIYTFLCIIGLFGNSLSQWIFLTKIAKKTSTHIYLAHLVTANLLVCSAMPFMGIYFLKGFQWEYQSPQCRVVNFLGTLSMHVSMFVSLLILSWIAISRYATLMKKDSTQETTSCYEKVFYGHLLKKFRQPNFARKLCVYIWIVVLGIIIPIIIYYSVEETTKGEETKCYNSQMELGAEISQTAGLIGTTFIGFSFLVVLTSYYSFVNHLRKIRTCTSITEKDLTYSSVKRHLLVIQILLIVCFLPYSIFKPIFFVVHRRLDCQQLNDLIEIKNILTCLASARSSTDPIIFLFLDKTFKKTLYNLFTKPDAPHLQPSD; this is translated from the coding sequence ATGAGTAACAACTCAACATGTATTCAACCATCCAAGATCTCTTACATGGCTTTACCGATCATTTATACCTTCCTTTGTATCATTGGTCTGTTTGGAAATTCTCTCTCCCAGTggatatttttaacaaaaatagcTAAGAAAACATCAACACACATCTACCTAGCACATCTCGTGACTGCAAACTTACTCGTGTGCAGTGCCATGCCTTTCATGGGTATCTATTTCCTAAAAGGTTTTCAGTGGGAATATCAATCTCCACAATGCAGGGTGGTCAATTTTTTGGGAACTCTATCCATGCATGTGAGTATGTTTGTCAGCCTCTTAATTTTAAGCTGGATTGCCATAAGCCGCTATGCTACCTTAATGAAAAAGGATTCCACACAAGAGACCACTTCGTGTTACGAGAAAGTATTTTATGGCCACTTGCTGAAAAAATTTCGCCAGCCCAACTTTGCTAGAAAACTATGTGTTTACATATGGATAGTTGTTCTAGGCATAATTATTCCAATTATCATATACTACTCGGTTGAAGAGACCACAAAAGGGGAAGAGACGAAGTGCTATAATTCACAGATGGAACTAGGAGCCGAGATCTCTCAGACTGCAGGCCTCATTGGAACCACATTtattgggttttcatttttagTTGTCCTAACATCATACTACTCTTTTGTCAACCATCTGAGAAAAATAAGGACTTGTACATCCATTACAGAGAAAGATCTGACTTACAGCTCTGTGAAAAGGCACCTTTTGGTCATACAGATTCTACTAATAGTTTGCTTCCTTCCATACAGCATTTTTAAACCCATTTTTTTTGTTGTACACCGAAGACTGGACTGTCAGCAACTGAATgatttaattgaaataaaaaacatcCTCACCTGTCTTGCATCAGCCAGAAGTAGCACAGACcccattatatttctttttttagataaAACATTCAAGAAGACACTATACAATCTCTTTACAAAACCTGATGCACCCCATCTGCAACCCTCTGATTGA
- the GPR34 gene encoding probable G-protein coupled receptor 34 — MRSQMVTMMTTSVSSWSCSSKGVHFNYSVQSPHNVSGASNFTACSMDEKLLSSVLITFYSVIFIMGLVGNIIALYVFLGIHRKRNSIQIYLLNVAIADLLLIFCLPFRIMYHINQNKWTLGVILCKVVGTLFYMNMYISIILLGFISLDRYIKINRSIQQRKAITTKQSIYVCCIVWVIALAGFLTMIILTLKKGGHNSTMCFHYRDKVNAKGEAIFNYVLVVMFWLIFLLIILSYIKIGKNLLRISKKRSKFPNSGKYATTARNSFIVLIIFTVCFVPYHAFRFVYISSQLNVSSCYWKEIVHKTNEIMLVFSSFNSCLDPVMYFLMSSNIRKIMCQLLSRRFQGEASRSESTSEFKPGYSLHDTSAVAKIQTTS, encoded by the coding sequence ATGAGAAGTCAGATGGTGACGATGATGACAACTTCAGTCAGCAGCTGGTCTTGCTCCTCCAAAGGAGTGCACTTTAATTATAGCGTTCAATCACCACACAACGTCTCAGGAGCATCAAATTTTACTGCCTGCTCCATGGATGAAAAATTACTCTCCAGTGTGTTAATAACATTCTACTCTGTTATTTTCATCATGGGGCTGGTTGGAAACATTATTGCCCTCTATGTATTCCTGGGTATCCACCGCAAAAGAAATTCCATTCAGATTTACCTACTCAATGTAGCCATTGCAGACCTCTTACTTATCTTCTGCCTCCCCTTCCGAATAATGTATCACATTAATCAAAACAAGTGGACACTAGGTGTGATTCTTTGCAAGGTTGTGGGAACACTATTTTATATGAACATGTATATTAGCATTATTTTGCTTGGATTCATCAGTTTGGATCGTTATATCAAAATTAATCGGTCTATCCAACAACGGAAGGCAATAACAACCAAGCAGAGTATTTATGTTTGCTGTATAGTATGGGTAATTGCTCTTGCTGGATTTTTAACTATGATTATTTTAACCCTTAAGAAAGGAGGTCATAATTCCACGATGTGCTTCCATTACAGAGATAAGGTCaatgcaaaaggagaagcaaTTTTTAACTATGTTCTTGTGGTAATGTTCTGGCTCATTTTCCTACTAATCATCCTTTCATATATTAAGATTGGGAAGAATCTATTGAGGATTTCTAAAAAGAGGTCAAAATTTCCGAATTCTGGTAAATATGCCACTACCGCCCGGAATTCCTTCATTGTGCTCATCATTTTTACTGTATGTTTTGTTCCCTACCACGCCTTCCGATTTGTCTATATTTCTTCACAGCTAAATGTGTCGTCTTGCTATTGGAAGGAAATCGTTCACAAAACCAATGAGATCATGctggttttctcatcttttaaCAGCTGTTTAGATCCAGTCATGTATTTCCTGATGTCCAGTAATATTCGCAAGATAATGTGCCAGCTTCTTTCTAGACGATTTCAAGGGGAAGCGAGCAGGAGTGAAAGTACTTCAGAATTTAAACCAGGATACTCCCTACATGATACATCTGCCGTGGCTAAAATTCAGACTACTTCTTAA